In Pseudomonas putida, a genomic segment contains:
- a CDS encoding FecR family protein gives MPVDQTLLDQPLPDLQEQALQWLVDLHDGRPNADRWDRYLAWSEQSPAHHSAALAAETLWESLGTSLRRPRRRGLPILMLGIAAMLGVSSLHQAQEQGWLADQRTGPGERRELHLPDGSTLTLAPGTRVDIRLTGELRLVRLYSGELHVQVGADPAHPFDVESAGVRMRALGTGFDTRSDGKGVRLVVTEHQVEMTAGGKSQQVDQGQALDYANGQMGTPHPVDVEALTAWRRDRLVFDGEPLGEVLETLGRYHRGLIWVSDPHLRALPVTGSLPTNDADAQLRWLEQVLPVRIRQWPWLTRIEPISQGHH, from the coding sequence ATGCCCGTTGACCAAACCCTGCTGGACCAGCCTCTGCCCGACCTTCAGGAACAAGCACTGCAGTGGCTGGTGGACCTGCACGACGGCAGGCCCAATGCCGACCGATGGGACCGCTACCTGGCCTGGAGCGAACAATCCCCGGCGCATCACAGCGCCGCGCTGGCCGCCGAGACGCTGTGGGAAAGCCTCGGCACCAGCCTGCGCCGCCCTCGTCGGCGGGGCCTGCCAATCCTGATGCTTGGCATCGCCGCGATGCTCGGCGTCAGTAGCCTGCACCAGGCTCAGGAGCAGGGTTGGCTGGCCGATCAGCGCACCGGCCCAGGTGAACGCCGCGAGCTTCACCTGCCTGACGGCTCGACCCTCACGCTTGCGCCGGGCACTCGGGTGGACATCCGTCTGACTGGCGAGCTTCGTCTGGTGCGCCTGTACAGCGGAGAACTCCATGTACAGGTCGGGGCCGACCCCGCTCACCCGTTCGATGTCGAGTCGGCCGGTGTGCGCATGCGAGCGCTGGGCACTGGCTTCGACACACGCAGCGATGGCAAAGGAGTTCGTCTGGTCGTCACTGAGCACCAGGTCGAAATGACCGCAGGAGGGAAATCGCAACAGGTCGACCAGGGCCAGGCGCTGGACTACGCCAACGGACAAATGGGCACGCCACATCCGGTCGACGTCGAAGCCCTCACCGCCTGGCGACGCGATCGCCTGGTGTTCGATGGCGAACCACTGGGCGAAGTGCTCGAAACCCTTGGGCGTTACCACAGGGGACTGATCTGGGTCAGCGACCCCCACCTGCGTGCTCTGCCGGTGACCGGCTCGCTGCCGACCAACGATGCCGATGCGCAGTTGCGTTGGCTTGAGCAAGTGCTACCGGTACGTATTCGTCAATGGCCATGGCTGACGCGCATTGAACCGATCTCCCAGGGTCATCATTGA
- a CDS encoding RNA polymerase sigma factor: protein MPTNLDQLFRLYHRDLQHIAYRRLGDRELAADLAQDTFVRYAGMGDASIAQPKFFLMRLLRNLVIDVVRRRKRVGEHSALQDVENELLDPRPNPEQLLELRRQLELLREALDELPSNCRQALLLNRMDGLGHAAIAERLGVSPSMVSKYIMRGLRHCVRRLA from the coding sequence GTGCCCACCAACCTGGACCAGCTGTTCCGCCTGTACCATCGCGACCTGCAGCACATTGCCTACCGCCGTCTGGGCGATCGCGAACTGGCGGCGGATCTGGCACAGGACACTTTCGTCCGCTATGCCGGCATGGGCGATGCCAGCATTGCTCAACCGAAATTTTTCCTCATGCGTCTGTTACGCAATCTGGTTATCGATGTGGTCCGCCGACGCAAACGCGTCGGCGAGCATAGTGCTCTGCAGGATGTCGAAAACGAGTTGCTAGACCCAAGACCCAACCCCGAACAGTTACTGGAACTGCGCCGTCAACTTGAACTGCTGCGCGAGGCGTTGGACGAACTACCGAGTAACTGCCGCCAGGCACTTTTGCTCAACCGCATGGACGGCCTTGGCCACGCCGCCATCGCCGAACGCCTCGGGGTGTCGCCCAGCATGGTCAGCAAATACATCATGCGCGGTCTGCGCCACTGCGTCCGTCGCCTGGCGTGA